The following coding sequences are from one Paenibacillus sp. FSL R5-0912 window:
- a CDS encoding N-acetylmuramoyl-L-alanine amidase yields the protein MKRILHTAVLAACLLTPYALPSSAAHAADTYTAKVYANSLNVRSEPAASAAITGSLAGGDVVTVTEEQHGWLKVRAGSVSGWVAGYYLKRTSRAASAGTSSASSASTSVKTSSTSSGTAVVTASSLRIRGGPGISYEVVGSLQSGNAVTILLRQDGWSRIRTAGGATGWVSTQYLAGGSVPNLSTASSNAQNTSVIRKSGSIRGKLIVVDPGHGGSDPGMLGTTYDTMEKDLTLQTSLYLRDYLTAKGARVELTRTRGDQKPTLSRRVQLGQQLGADAFVSIHYNSSPKNVSGTLTFFYSEQNDLRLARAIETRLGAGIGLRSNGLSFGNYHILRENPLPAALIELGFLSNPYDESIVRKAAYQRKAAQAIAEGLADYYQY from the coding sequence ATGAAAAGAATATTACATACCGCCGTACTGGCAGCCTGTCTGTTGACACCATATGCGCTGCCGTCTTCTGCTGCCCACGCTGCAGATACCTACACAGCCAAAGTATACGCGAACTCCCTGAATGTTCGCAGTGAGCCTGCCGCAAGCGCAGCCATTACCGGCTCTCTGGCGGGAGGAGACGTCGTTACAGTCACGGAGGAGCAGCATGGCTGGCTCAAAGTGAGGGCCGGATCTGTATCCGGATGGGTCGCCGGGTATTATCTGAAGCGGACCAGCAGAGCTGCCTCTGCTGGAACCTCATCCGCCTCATCCGCCAGCACCTCCGTTAAGACCTCCTCCACCTCCAGCGGAACGGCTGTTGTCACCGCCTCTTCCCTGCGTATCCGGGGAGGCCCGGGAATAAGCTATGAGGTAGTCGGTTCTTTGCAGTCCGGGAATGCCGTTACCATTCTGCTCCGCCAGGACGGATGGTCAAGAATCCGTACAGCCGGAGGAGCTACCGGCTGGGTATCCACCCAGTACCTTGCCGGGGGAAGCGTCCCGAACTTAAGCACTGCCAGTTCAAATGCCCAGAACACCAGTGTAATAAGGAAATCCGGCAGCATCCGCGGCAAGCTGATTGTCGTCGATCCCGGTCATGGGGGCAGTGACCCCGGTATGCTCGGCACGACCTATGACACGATGGAGAAGGATCTTACCCTGCAGACCTCCCTATATCTCCGGGATTACCTGACCGCCAAAGGGGCCCGGGTAGAGCTGACCCGTACCCGTGGAGACCAGAAGCCAACGCTCTCCCGGCGGGTACAGCTCGGGCAGCAGCTAGGGGCGGATGCTTTTGTAAGCATCCATTATAATTCCTCCCCGAAGAATGTCTCCGGCACGCTGACCTTCTTCTATTCGGAGCAGAATGATCTCCGGCTGGCCCGGGCGATTGAAACCCGGCTTGGCGCAGGAATCGGCCTCCGGAGCAACGGCCTCTCCTTCGGCAACTATCATATTCTGAGGGAAAATCCGCTTCCCGCAGCCCTTATAGAGCTTGGGTTCCTCAGCAATCCATACGACGAGTCGATTGTCCGCAAAGCCGCTTATCAGCGGAAGGCTGCACAGGCTATCGCCGAGGGGCTGGCTGATTATTATCAATACTGA
- a CDS encoding HD-GYP domain-containing protein, which translates to MDNYLGRTIKNDLINAYGVTVIPAKSKLNVEHLELIRKQRIDVIDIIFMDEAEQAPPYQQMVNSVVDSSKEMLESYRISRKIPLADIRKDVVPVIQEISRNPDIFALFSSVQGKDDYTYQHNVGVGVLSTLIGRWLNMNEADLSVLSTAATLHDVGKLKIPTEILNKPGKLTEEEFSLVKKHTIYGYEMLKETTGANSRITLAALQHHERNDGKGYPLGLKEEQIDSYSKIIAVADIFHAMSSKRPYHEAMPFHMIVDQMRRGSFGALDPHIVSVFLENIVKRTVGREVVLTDGRVGEIVYLNPHDIETPLIRINDEYIDLSKIKELNIREITI; encoded by the coding sequence ATGGACAACTATCTGGGAAGAACGATTAAGAATGACCTGATTAATGCATACGGAGTTACAGTTATTCCTGCCAAGAGCAAATTGAATGTTGAACACCTGGAGCTCATCCGCAAACAAAGAATTGATGTAATTGACATTATATTTATGGATGAAGCAGAGCAGGCACCCCCTTATCAGCAAATGGTCAACAGTGTAGTGGATAGCTCGAAGGAGATGCTTGAATCTTACCGGATTTCACGGAAAATTCCGTTAGCGGATATCCGAAAGGATGTCGTTCCAGTTATTCAGGAGATTTCCCGGAATCCTGATATTTTTGCTTTATTCAGTTCGGTTCAAGGCAAGGATGATTATACATACCAGCACAACGTTGGAGTGGGTGTACTGTCCACCCTGATCGGCAGATGGTTAAATATGAACGAAGCAGACCTGTCCGTGCTGTCCACGGCGGCTACTCTGCATGATGTAGGCAAACTGAAGATTCCTACCGAGATTCTGAACAAGCCCGGCAAGCTGACAGAAGAAGAGTTCAGCCTGGTCAAGAAGCACACGATCTACGGCTATGAGATGCTGAAAGAAACCACCGGAGCCAACTCGCGCATCACACTGGCGGCACTGCAGCATCATGAGCGAAATGACGGCAAGGGATATCCCCTTGGACTGAAGGAAGAGCAGATTGATTCCTATAGCAAAATTATTGCGGTTGCCGATATTTTTCATGCTATGTCCAGTAAACGCCCCTATCATGAGGCTATGCCGTTCCATATGATTGTTGATCAGATGAGAAGAGGCAGCTTTGGCGCACTGGACCCGCATATTGTTTCGGTTTTTCTGGAGAACATTGTGAAGCGGACTGTTGGCCGTGAGGTAGTATTAACCGATGGCCGGGTCGGTGAGATCGTCTATCTGAATCCGCATGATATCGAAACTCCGCTCATCCGCATTAACGATGAATATATCGACCTCAGCAAAATAAAAGAACTCAATATCCGGGAAATCACTATCTAA